Proteins encoded within one genomic window of Triticum aestivum cultivar Chinese Spring chromosome 2D, IWGSC CS RefSeq v2.1, whole genome shotgun sequence:
- the LOC123050273 gene encoding probable xyloglucan endotransglucosylase/hydrolase protein 12, with translation MESSRRAVLLVAVAAAAIGLASASFRDNCDIKWNAENAAFSDDGHGLTMSLKSNTSGCLLQTKQQFIYGSVSTRIKLVPGNSAGTVTTYYTSSVGKDHDEIDFEFLGNETGQPYTLHTNVFADGVGKKEMQFVPWFDPTTDFHTYTISWTPCMIVWYVDDTPIRVFRNYRDKGIAYPIKRPMFGYSSIWSAEDWCTQGGRVKADWSKAPFVASYRDMILDVCPCDGSDSCVYGCEGAFGHGGQEQNCAGLSDQQRTKMLEKQKYNRIYDYCVDYKDNKKPGPECSLPQY, from the exons ATGGAGAGCTCAAGGAGGGCGGTCCTCCTGGTCGCGGTCGCGGCGGCGGCCATCGGCCTCGCCAGTGCCAGTTTCCGGGATAACTGCGACATCAAGTGGAACGCCGAGAACGCGGCCTTCTCCGACGACGGCCATGGCCTCACCATGTCCCTAAAGAGCAACACCTCTGGCTGCTTGCTGCAGACGAAGCAGCAGTTCATCTACGGCAGCGTCTCCACCCGCATCAAGCTCGTCCCGGGGAACTCCGCCGGCACCGTCACCACATACTAC ACATCATCGGTGGGGAAGGACCATGACGAGATCGACTTCGAGTTCCTGGGGAACGAGACGGGGCAGCCCTACACGCTGCACACCAACGTGTTCGCCGACGGCGTGGGCAAGAAGGAGATGCAGTTCGTGCCCTGGTTCGACCCCACCACCGACTTCCACACCTACACCATCTCCTGGACGCCCTGCATGATCGTCTGGTACGTCGACGACACCCCGATCAGGGTGTTCCGCAACTACCGGGACAAGGGCATCGCGTACCCGATCAAGCGGCCCATGTTCGGCTACTCCAGCATCTGGTCGGCGGAGGACTGGTGCACGCAGGGCGGCCGCGTCAAGGCCGACTGGTCCAAGGCGCCCTTCGTCGCCAGCTACCGCGACATGATCCTCGACGTCTGCCCCTGCGACGGAAGCGACTCCTGCGTCTACGGCTGCGAGGGGGCCTTCGGCCATGGAGGTCAGGAGCAGAACTGTGCTGGCCTCAGCGACCAGCAGCGGACCAAGATGCTGGAGAAGCAGAAGTACAACAGGATATACGACTACTGCGTCGACTACAAGGACAACAAGAAGCCCGGCCCCGAGTGCAGCCTGCCGCAGTACTGA